A part of Candidatus Palauibacter scopulicola genomic DNA contains:
- a CDS encoding S41 family peptidase — translation MKVQRSWMTGVLVGAIALATGGWLINQSGATSGGESRRLLDEIHRLISARFVDEIPPEELYQMAIDGMLEKLGDPYTTFLEPRDSEDLRLTTTGNYGGLGVRIDVKDDWITVVQVLPNSPAVREGLEVGDRIIEVEGESAEGWSVDKAVDTLRGEKGAPVNITIARVGVDRPLAIRIVRDVIQVAQAQGFVLDGDIGYVTLRGFSREAKEELVATLDRLVEEGAGGLILDLRRNPGGLLPAGIDVTDLFLDRGKPVVETRSRLDEQNYLFRASSEDRYADVPIVVVVDGLSASASEIVAGALQDHDRAVVVGTTTFGKGSVQTLYGLSGNNSMKVTTARWYTPAGRSITKDFDRESALRDLAASAVAVSGEPVAARSEPEDREEYTTMGGRTVYGGGGITPDLIVYRDTLSTEEQELRRLATRSGAIPRNVVFRWAVEYSNQHDFNEGFSVTQAMREEVWAALVDAGAEVERELFDQSLTYVDWLIADELAGAEFGEVPQLRSRAVRDAQIQVAIDLLREADSPDALLTVAAQVAEERGADGAQSEESGGDR, via the coding sequence ATGAAAGTGCAGCGATCCTGGATGACGGGAGTGTTGGTCGGCGCCATCGCCCTGGCGACCGGCGGCTGGCTGATCAATCAGAGCGGGGCCACGAGCGGCGGGGAGAGCCGCCGGCTCCTGGATGAGATCCACCGCCTGATCTCCGCCCGCTTCGTCGATGAAATCCCGCCGGAGGAGTTGTACCAGATGGCGATCGACGGGATGCTCGAGAAGCTGGGCGACCCGTACACGACCTTCCTCGAGCCCCGGGATTCCGAGGATCTGCGTCTCACGACGACGGGCAACTACGGCGGGCTCGGCGTCCGGATCGACGTGAAGGACGACTGGATCACGGTCGTCCAGGTGCTCCCGAACTCGCCGGCCGTCCGAGAGGGACTCGAGGTCGGTGACCGCATCATCGAGGTCGAGGGCGAGTCGGCCGAGGGGTGGTCGGTGGACAAGGCCGTCGACACGCTGCGGGGGGAGAAGGGGGCGCCGGTCAACATCACGATCGCGAGGGTCGGCGTGGACCGGCCGCTCGCGATTCGGATCGTGCGCGACGTCATCCAGGTAGCGCAGGCACAGGGCTTCGTCCTGGACGGCGACATCGGCTACGTGACGCTGCGCGGCTTCAGCCGCGAGGCGAAGGAGGAGCTGGTCGCGACGCTGGATCGCCTCGTCGAGGAGGGGGCCGGCGGACTGATCCTCGACCTGCGGCGGAACCCCGGCGGCCTGCTGCCCGCGGGGATTGACGTCACGGATCTCTTCCTGGACCGCGGCAAGCCCGTGGTCGAGACGCGTTCGCGCCTGGACGAGCAGAACTACCTGTTCCGCGCCTCCTCCGAAGACCGCTACGCGGATGTTCCCATCGTCGTCGTCGTGGACGGGCTCAGCGCGAGCGCATCCGAGATCGTGGCCGGCGCGCTGCAGGACCACGACCGCGCGGTCGTCGTGGGCACGACGACCTTCGGCAAGGGCTCCGTGCAGACGCTGTACGGACTCTCCGGGAACAACAGCATGAAGGTCACGACGGCCCGCTGGTACACGCCGGCCGGGCGCTCCATCACGAAGGACTTCGACCGTGAGAGCGCGCTCCGCGACCTCGCCGCGAGCGCCGTGGCGGTTTCCGGCGAGCCGGTCGCGGCGCGGTCGGAGCCGGAAGACCGTGAGGAGTACACGACGATGGGCGGCCGTACGGTCTACGGCGGCGGCGGAATCACGCCGGACCTGATCGTCTACCGCGACACGCTCTCGACCGAGGAACAGGAACTGCGCCGGCTCGCGACGCGCTCGGGGGCGATCCCGCGGAACGTCGTCTTCCGCTGGGCCGTCGAGTACTCGAACCAACACGATTTCAACGAGGGGTTCTCCGTCACGCAGGCGATGCGGGAGGAAGTCTGGGCCGCCCTCGTGGACGCGGGAGCCGAGGTCGAGAGGGAGCTCTTCGACCAGTCGCTGACCTACGTCGACTGGCTCATCGCGGATGAGCTGGCAGGCGCGGAGTTCGGAGAGGTGCCCCAGCTCCGTAGCCGGGCCGTCCGTGACGCGCAGATCCAGGTCGCCATCGATCTGCTGAGGGAGGCGGATTCCCCGGACGCGCTGCTCACGGTTGCGGCGCAGGTCGCCGAGGAGCGGGGCGCGGACGGCGCGCAGAGCGAAGAGTCCGGCGGGGACCGCTAG
- a CDS encoding TIGR04282 family arsenosugar biosynthesis glycosyltransferase — protein MAAPRLLLFGRLPEPGHVKTRLDPELTREGSAVLYAAFLDDAMKLAPDGVAVELWVPARPGALERLGARYPAARVRLQPGGSLGDRLEAAFARAFRDGVDRAVALGSDHPTLPADFLVRAFDALANSPVALGPSLDGGYYAVGLRGSAWPRARGLFAEAPWSTSALFTWTRARAASLGLDCTELPPWYDVDRPADLARMAGDLIEGSATAAAWVRLAPPTMEPEG, from the coding sequence GTGGCGGCACCCCGCCTCCTCCTCTTCGGCCGCCTGCCCGAGCCGGGCCACGTCAAGACGCGCCTCGATCCCGAGTTGACCAGGGAGGGGAGCGCCGTCCTGTACGCGGCGTTCCTCGACGATGCCATGAAGCTCGCGCCGGACGGGGTGGCCGTGGAGTTGTGGGTCCCGGCTCGTCCCGGAGCGCTGGAGCGGCTGGGTGCCCGGTACCCGGCGGCTCGCGTCCGGCTGCAACCCGGCGGTTCGCTCGGCGACCGGCTCGAAGCGGCGTTTGCCCGCGCCTTCAGAGACGGCGTCGACCGCGCGGTGGCGCTGGGGAGCGACCACCCGACGCTCCCGGCGGATTTCCTGGTGCGGGCGTTCGACGCGCTGGCGAATAGCCCGGTGGCCCTCGGTCCGAGCCTGGACGGCGGCTACTACGCGGTCGGACTGCGCGGGTCGGCCTGGCCGCGGGCCCGCGGTCTCTTCGCCGAGGCCCCCTGGTCGACGTCCGCGCTGTTCACCTGGACGCGCGCGCGCGCCGCGTCGCTGGGGCTCGATTGCACGGAGCTGCCGCCCTGGTACGATGTGGACCGTCCGGCCGATCTGGCGCGCATGGCCGGCGACCTGATCGAAGGGAGCGCGACGGCCGCAGCCTGGGTCCGGCTCGCGCCGCCGACCATGGAACCGGAGGGCTGA
- a CDS encoding asparaginase: MEPIRVTVKRAGTRESSHLVYGMVREAGSAGRGHAFGDPRLTAFWRSSMKPLQILPAVRDGVFERLGLGADALALACASHHGTPRHLEVVQSVIDAAELKPGMFVCGPHRPFDDGAARGMDRAGRLPGRIHNNCSGQHAALLAFCVARGWPVAGYHEPAHPLQRTIRREISAWLGEDCERLPWGTDGCGLPTPALSLRDMARAFADFGASPEAAARSVVTAMTAHPTLVSGPGALSANLMRASSGRILAKEGAEGVFCLASAEGAWGAAFKVLDGATRPLGPAVVHALATLSLLAPGEVAQLEGFAHPVVRNTCGNEVGVLSVEGESCSST; encoded by the coding sequence ATGGAACCGATCCGCGTCACGGTGAAGCGGGCCGGAACGCGGGAATCGTCGCATCTCGTGTACGGCATGGTCCGCGAGGCCGGTTCGGCCGGTCGCGGCCACGCCTTCGGCGACCCGCGGTTGACGGCCTTCTGGCGTTCTTCGATGAAGCCGCTCCAGATCCTCCCGGCGGTCAGAGATGGCGTGTTCGAGCGCCTCGGGCTCGGAGCGGATGCGCTGGCGTTGGCGTGTGCCTCGCACCACGGGACGCCGCGCCACCTGGAGGTGGTGCAGTCGGTGATCGACGCGGCCGAGCTGAAGCCCGGGATGTTCGTGTGCGGGCCGCACCGGCCGTTCGACGACGGGGCCGCGCGGGGGATGGATCGGGCGGGGCGCCTGCCGGGGCGGATCCACAACAACTGTTCGGGCCAGCACGCGGCGCTGCTGGCGTTCTGCGTGGCCCGCGGCTGGCCCGTGGCGGGGTACCACGAACCGGCGCACCCGCTGCAGCGGACGATCCGCCGCGAAATCTCCGCCTGGCTGGGCGAAGACTGCGAGCGCCTGCCGTGGGGGACGGACGGATGCGGCCTGCCGACCCCGGCCCTCTCTCTGCGGGACATGGCACGGGCGTTCGCGGATTTCGGCGCCTCGCCGGAGGCGGCCGCGCGGTCCGTTGTGACCGCGATGACGGCGCATCCGACATTGGTGTCAGGTCCCGGGGCGCTTTCGGCGAACCTGATGCGGGCGAGTTCCGGTCGGATTCTCGCCAAGGAGGGGGCGGAGGGCGTGTTCTGTCTGGCGAGCGCGGAGGGGGCGTGGGGGGCGGCCTTCAAGGTGCTGGACGGGGCCACGCGGCCCCTGGGCCCGGCGGTCGTGCACGCGCTCGCGACGCTGTCGCTGCTGGCGCCGGGTGAGGTCGCGCAGCTTGAGGGCTTCGCGCACCCGGTGGTGCGGAACACGTGCGGGAACGAGGTCGGGGTGCTGTCGGTGGAGGGGGAATCTTGTTCGTCGACGTAG
- the obgE gene encoding GTPase ObgE, translating into MLFVDVARIHVTGGAGGAGAVAFRREKGVPRGGPAGGRGGNGGGVILVADRRLDTLLDYSYREHYKAGRAGHGEGKKRDGASGEDLRLPVPLGTLVRDVETGERIGELLEEEDELVVARGGRGGRGNASFASPTRQTPREWEPGEWGEERHIELELKLIADVGLVGEPNAGKSTLLARVTAAKPRIADYPFTTLRPNLGVVGLSGHRSFVMADIPGIIEGAHEGRGLGTQFLRHIERTRTLALLVPLDDEDPQATYDLLREELRSHDAALAGISHCVLLTKADLTSAAADPPVSVDAPGSWGQFIVSAVTGAGLDGALEGLWARVQREKEAAAGDAEADPFGGSEAWRP; encoded by the coding sequence ATCTTGTTCGTCGACGTAGCGAGAATACACGTGACCGGCGGGGCGGGCGGCGCGGGCGCCGTCGCCTTCCGGCGCGAGAAGGGGGTGCCCCGCGGCGGGCCCGCCGGTGGCCGCGGCGGAAACGGCGGCGGCGTGATCCTCGTGGCGGATCGCCGGCTCGACACGCTGCTCGATTACTCGTACCGCGAGCACTACAAGGCCGGGCGCGCCGGTCACGGGGAAGGGAAGAAGCGGGACGGCGCTTCGGGAGAGGATCTGCGGCTGCCGGTACCGCTCGGAACGCTCGTGCGCGATGTCGAGACGGGGGAGCGGATCGGCGAACTGCTCGAGGAGGAAGATGAACTCGTCGTGGCCCGCGGCGGCCGCGGAGGAAGGGGCAACGCGAGCTTCGCTTCGCCCACGCGACAGACGCCGCGCGAATGGGAACCCGGGGAGTGGGGGGAGGAGCGGCACATCGAACTCGAACTCAAGCTCATCGCCGACGTGGGCCTGGTGGGGGAGCCCAACGCGGGCAAATCGACGCTCCTCGCCCGCGTGACGGCGGCGAAGCCCCGGATCGCGGACTACCCCTTCACCACGCTGAGGCCCAACCTCGGGGTCGTGGGGCTGAGCGGGCACCGCTCGTTCGTGATGGCGGACATCCCGGGCATCATCGAGGGGGCGCACGAGGGGCGCGGTCTGGGCACGCAGTTTCTTCGGCACATCGAACGCACGCGCACCCTCGCGCTCCTCGTGCCGTTGGACGACGAGGATCCGCAGGCGACGTACGATCTTCTGCGTGAGGAACTGCGGTCGCACGACGCGGCGCTCGCCGGCATATCTCATTGCGTTCTCCTGACGAAGGCCGACTTGACGTCTGCGGCGGCCGACCCGCCGGTTTCGGTCGATGCCCCCGGGAGTTGGGGCCAGTTCATAGTCTCGGCCGTGACCGGGGCCGGCCTCGACGGCGCGCTCGAGGGCCTGTGGGCGCGCGTGCAGAGGGAGAAGGAGGCCGCGGCGGGCGACGCCGAAGCGGATCCGTTCGGGGGCAGCGAAGCGTGGCGTCCGTGA
- the dprA gene encoding DNA-processing protein DprA, with product MTETRSAAARAKDGELAALVALARAPGIGLRTVRRLVDRHGGASAALKALRRSAPGDLRAAGRGQRVPTARTLRACNAAGESAARSLLREARAKGIRVAGYTDCGEAAYPAGLRDLPDPPPVLFERGPATPGSGRTIAVVGTRAASSYGLRTAYALGRELGRWGWTVVSGMARGVDAAAHAGALDAGGQTIGVLGTGLDREYPAENRDLYRRMRSHGLLLSEFEPAAPPTRSAFPRRNRVIAALARGVIVVEAGGRSGALNTADHALDLGREVLAVPGRIDDPGAAGCLRLLRQGAGLVAGVQDVFDAMGWLCLEPPPAADEGSAPAVDRSSGDRRLLGALSRGPRSPDELAVGLEMPVTKVLGGLGRLELEGWVERRPGGSFAAVRGRGGR from the coding sequence GTGACGGAGACGCGTTCCGCGGCGGCACGAGCGAAGGACGGGGAGTTGGCGGCGCTCGTCGCCCTGGCCCGCGCCCCCGGCATCGGGCTGCGTACCGTCCGGCGCCTGGTCGACCGCCACGGCGGGGCGTCGGCGGCGCTCAAAGCGCTGCGACGGAGTGCCCCGGGCGACCTCCGGGCGGCGGGCCGGGGCCAGCGCGTTCCGACCGCGAGAACGCTCCGCGCCTGCAACGCCGCCGGCGAGAGCGCGGCGCGGTCGTTGCTGCGCGAAGCGCGTGCAAAGGGGATCCGCGTGGCGGGGTACACCGACTGCGGGGAGGCCGCATATCCCGCGGGGCTGCGCGATCTCCCCGATCCGCCCCCCGTACTCTTCGAGCGTGGCCCGGCGACGCCCGGCTCCGGGCGGACGATCGCCGTCGTAGGTACGCGGGCCGCGTCGTCCTACGGGCTGCGCACGGCCTACGCCCTGGGAAGGGAACTCGGACGCTGGGGCTGGACGGTGGTCAGCGGCATGGCGCGCGGCGTCGATGCGGCCGCCCACGCCGGCGCCCTCGACGCGGGCGGGCAGACCATCGGAGTGCTCGGAACCGGACTCGACCGCGAATACCCGGCGGAAAACCGGGACCTGTACCGGAGGATGCGTTCGCACGGGCTCCTGCTGAGCGAGTTCGAGCCCGCGGCCCCGCCGACCCGTTCCGCGTTTCCGCGCCGCAACCGGGTGATCGCCGCCCTCGCCCGCGGCGTCATCGTCGTGGAGGCGGGTGGCAGGAGCGGGGCCCTGAACACGGCGGACCATGCCCTGGACCTGGGGCGCGAAGTCCTCGCGGTGCCCGGGCGGATCGATGATCCGGGCGCGGCCGGGTGTCTTCGCCTCCTGCGCCAGGGCGCCGGGCTCGTGGCCGGCGTCCAGGACGTGTTCGATGCCATGGGCTGGCTGTGCCTCGAGCCGCCGCCAGCGGCGGACGAAGGATCCGCCCCGGCGGTCGACCGATCCTCAGGCGACAGACGTCTGCTCGGAGCACTGTCGCGGGGACCCCGCTCGCCGGATGAACTGGCCGTCGGTCTCGAGATGCCCGTCACGAAAGTGCTTGGCGGACTGGGACGGCTGGAACTCGAAGGATGGGTCGAGCGCCGGCCGGGAGGGAGCTTCGCCGCCGTCCGGGGGCGGGGTGGCCGCTGA
- the hemW gene encoding radical SAM family heme chaperone HemW produces the protein MSRERPPRSLYVHFPFCAHRCHYCDFSVQRASAPPVSRWLAAIEAELAWWFERNGWDPGETLDTIFIGGGTPSLMGSAGMEGLASRLSARFRIDPAHTEWTAEANPASFDARLGASWRATGVNRLSLGVQALDDGVLRWLGRLHDRRRATDAVAEAREAGFERVSVDLIFGLPPEVRRDLSAEVEAAAALGVSHLSLYGLTVEPRTPLAEWIRLGRVGAPDEERYAEEYRLLSRDLRAAGYEQYEVSNFARPGAQSRHNWSYWNRTSYLALGPSAHGFLPPIRSWNVFRWDRYERALREGRGPLEGWERVGPEEEELERIWLGLRTNRGLTPDFVREISSDGLRLDDWAEAGWMKERNGRWTATIEGWLRLDTIAAGLAGADRA, from the coding sequence ATGTCCCGCGAGCGCCCGCCACGCTCCCTGTATGTGCACTTTCCCTTCTGCGCGCACCGCTGCCACTACTGCGATTTTTCCGTCCAGCGGGCGTCGGCGCCGCCGGTCTCCCGCTGGCTCGCGGCGATCGAGGCCGAACTCGCCTGGTGGTTCGAGCGCAACGGGTGGGATCCGGGGGAGACGCTCGATACCATCTTCATCGGAGGCGGGACGCCCTCGCTCATGGGATCCGCCGGGATGGAAGGACTGGCCTCGCGACTCTCCGCCCGGTTCCGGATCGACCCCGCGCACACCGAATGGACGGCCGAGGCGAACCCCGCATCCTTCGACGCGCGTCTCGGTGCGAGTTGGCGGGCGACAGGCGTGAACCGGCTGAGTCTCGGCGTACAGGCGCTGGACGATGGGGTTTTGAGGTGGCTGGGCCGATTGCACGACCGGCGCCGGGCGACGGACGCCGTCGCGGAGGCGAGGGAAGCCGGATTCGAACGGGTGAGCGTGGACCTCATCTTCGGCCTCCCTCCGGAAGTGAGGCGGGACCTCTCGGCGGAGGTGGAAGCGGCGGCCGCCCTCGGCGTGTCTCACCTGAGTCTCTACGGCCTCACCGTGGAGCCGCGCACGCCACTGGCCGAGTGGATCCGCCTGGGCCGCGTCGGGGCGCCGGACGAGGAGCGCTACGCGGAGGAGTACCGACTCCTGTCGCGCGACCTGCGCGCGGCCGGGTACGAGCAGTACGAGGTGTCGAACTTCGCCCGGCCGGGAGCGCAGAGCCGCCACAACTGGTCGTACTGGAACCGAACGTCGTATCTTGCCCTCGGCCCGTCCGCGCATGGATTCCTCCCGCCGATCCGCAGTTGGAACGTCTTCCGCTGGGACCGGTACGAACGCGCGCTGCGGGAGGGCCGCGGCCCGCTCGAAGGCTGGGAACGCGTGGGGCCGGAAGAGGAAGAACTGGAACGGATCTGGCTGGGCCTTCGTACGAATCGCGGACTGACGCCGGATTTCGTGCGGGAGATCTCGTCGGATGGACTCCGCCTCGACGACTGGGCCGAGGCCGGGTGGATGAAGGAGCGGAACGGACGCTGGACGGCGACGATCGAAGGCTGGCTCCGCCTGGATACGATCGCCGCCGGACTCGCCGGGGCTGATAGAGCATGA
- the hrcA gene encoding heat-inducible transcriptional repressor HrcA translates to MTLPTLTERERAVLAAVIDSFVRTAAPAGSRRIGKEYALGVSPATIRNTMADLESKGLLSHPYTSAGRLPTDLAYRYYVDALMRWGGIRKRDQAKIERELGDADAGGVEDLMGKAARVLSLLTGELGLAVGPTLATATLERLELLPLSSEKVLLVFTIESGVVRTVYVDVTTRVPRATLQAVSQALNERLAGSAISEIQATLHERLGDLSFSNRGAEELMNIFVHSGPDIFEWARREREIHLGSAAALTEQPEFTTSERLRELLLLTERRELLASVLGDRGGSDGPHVTIGAEHGQPELEDLTIVTANYAVGSLQGTVGVIGPTRMPYDKVVSIVDWTSDLLTRLTP, encoded by the coding sequence ATGACCCTGCCAACACTGACAGAGCGCGAACGGGCCGTCCTCGCGGCGGTCATCGACTCCTTCGTCCGCACGGCCGCCCCGGCCGGCTCGCGAAGGATCGGGAAGGAGTACGCGCTCGGCGTATCGCCCGCGACGATCCGCAACACCATGGCGGACCTCGAGAGCAAGGGTCTGCTCTCTCACCCCTACACGTCTGCGGGAAGGCTTCCGACGGACCTCGCATACCGGTACTACGTCGATGCGCTCATGCGCTGGGGCGGCATCCGGAAGCGGGACCAGGCGAAGATCGAACGCGAGTTGGGGGATGCGGACGCCGGCGGCGTGGAGGACCTCATGGGCAAGGCGGCGCGCGTCCTCAGCCTCCTGACGGGGGAACTCGGCCTTGCGGTGGGTCCGACGCTCGCCACGGCCACGCTCGAGCGCCTCGAACTCCTGCCGCTCTCGAGCGAGAAGGTGCTCCTGGTGTTCACGATCGAGTCCGGCGTGGTGCGCACCGTGTACGTGGACGTGACGACGCGCGTGCCCCGGGCGACGCTCCAGGCGGTGTCGCAGGCGCTGAATGAACGGCTGGCGGGCAGCGCGATCTCCGAGATCCAGGCGACGCTTCACGAGCGGCTGGGCGACCTGAGTTTCAGCAACCGCGGCGCGGAGGAATTGATGAACATCTTCGTGCACAGCGGGCCGGACATCTTCGAGTGGGCGCGCCGCGAGCGCGAAATCCACCTCGGGAGCGCCGCGGCGCTGACCGAACAGCCGGAGTTCACGACGAGCGAGCGTCTGCGCGAACTCCTGCTCCTTACCGAGCGGCGGGAGTTGCTCGCCTCCGTGCTGGGGGACCGCGGCGGCTCGGACGGTCCCCACGTGACGATCGGCGCCGAGCACGGCCAGCCGGAACTGGAGGATCTGACCATCGTCACCGCCAACTATGCCGTCGGCAGCCTGCAGGGCACCGTCGGCGTCATCGGGCCGACGCGCATGCCGTACGACAAGGTCGTCTCCATCGTCGACTGGACCTCCGATCTCCTCACGCGGCTGACGCCGTGA
- the dnaJ gene encoding molecular chaperone DnaJ: MSGQRDYYELLGVSRDAGADELKRAYRRLAMEYHPDRNSASDAEERFKEVTEAWEVLRDPGKRQLYDRYGEAGVRRGGGGEAPFSGFNNFSDAFDVFMREFGGGGFAGGGFGDLFGDARSPNQPRRGSTLKVSVTITLEEAATGARRSLRVSALDGCERCDATGAEPGSTASTCGTCQGTGEIRMVQRSMLGQFVSVRPCSACAGEGTLIAEECRDCGRTGRVRVDRTVDIEIPAGVSSDDYLKLRGRGNAGPRGGPAGDLIVQVEVEPHDRFERRGDDLILDLPVTFSQAALGDELDVPTILGQARLKVPAGIQAGQVLRLRGQGMPRLRAAGQGDQLVRVHTWTPSELSRRQRDILESLREVEDAPPEPRRGEDPSFWERVKAAFTA, encoded by the coding sequence GTGAGCGGACAGCGCGACTACTACGAACTGCTCGGCGTCTCCCGCGATGCCGGGGCGGACGAGCTGAAGCGGGCGTATCGGCGCCTCGCCATGGAGTACCATCCGGATCGCAATTCCGCCTCCGACGCGGAGGAGCGGTTCAAGGAGGTGACGGAGGCGTGGGAAGTGCTCCGCGACCCGGGGAAGCGGCAGCTGTACGACCGGTACGGCGAGGCCGGCGTGCGGCGCGGTGGTGGAGGCGAGGCGCCGTTCTCCGGCTTCAACAACTTCTCCGACGCGTTCGACGTGTTCATGCGGGAGTTCGGAGGCGGCGGCTTCGCGGGCGGCGGCTTCGGCGACCTGTTCGGCGACGCGCGATCGCCGAACCAGCCGCGCCGCGGCTCGACCCTCAAGGTCTCCGTTACGATCACGCTGGAAGAGGCGGCGACGGGGGCCCGGCGCTCCCTCCGCGTCTCCGCTCTGGATGGTTGCGAGCGGTGCGACGCGACGGGCGCGGAGCCCGGAAGTACGGCGTCCACGTGCGGGACGTGCCAGGGCACCGGCGAGATCCGCATGGTCCAGCGCTCGATGCTGGGACAGTTCGTCTCCGTGCGCCCCTGCTCCGCCTGCGCCGGAGAGGGCACCTTGATCGCGGAGGAGTGCCGCGACTGCGGGCGAACCGGACGCGTGCGGGTCGACCGAACCGTCGACATCGAGATTCCGGCGGGTGTGTCGTCCGATGACTACCTGAAGCTGCGCGGGCGCGGCAACGCGGGTCCGCGGGGCGGGCCGGCGGGGGACCTCATCGTGCAGGTGGAGGTCGAGCCGCACGACCGCTTCGAACGCAGGGGGGATGACCTGATCCTCGACCTGCCCGTCACGTTTTCGCAGGCGGCGCTGGGCGACGAACTCGACGTGCCGACGATCCTCGGCCAGGCCCGGCTCAAGGTGCCCGCGGGGATCCAGGCCGGCCAGGTCCTCAGGCTTCGTGGCCAGGGGATGCCGCGTTTGCGGGCGGCGGGCCAGGGGGACCAGCTCGTGCGGGTCCACACGTGGACGCCAAGCGAACTGTCCCGGCGGCAGCGCGACATCCTGGAGTCGCTGCGGGAGGTCGAGGATGCGCCGCCCGAACCCCGCCGGGGCGAGGATCCGAGCTTCTGGGAGCGGGTAAAGGCGGCGTTTACGGCGTAG